One window of the Populus nigra chromosome 4, ddPopNigr1.1, whole genome shotgun sequence genome contains the following:
- the LOC133692474 gene encoding ubiquitin-conjugating enzyme E2 4-like, whose translation MSSPSKRREMDLMKLMMSDYKVELINDGMQEFYVHFNGPNESPYHGGVWRIRVELPDAYPYKSPSIGFVNKIYHPNVDEMSGSVCLDVINQTWSPMFDLVNVFEVFLPQLLLYPNPSDPLNGEAAALMMRDKPAYEQRVKEYCEKHAKPDDIGAAPEEKSSDEELSEDEYESLDDEMAGQADP comes from the exons ATGTCTTCCCCGAGCAAACGCAGAGAGATGGACTTGATGAAATT GATGATGAGTGATTACAAGGTGGAGTTGATCAATGACGGTATGCAAGAGTTTTATGTTCATTTCAATGGACCCAATGAAA GTCCTTATCATGGAGGTGTGTGGAGGATAAGAGTTGAGCTACCCGATGCTTATCCTTATAAATCTCCCTCAATAGGTTTTGTTAATAAGATCTACCATCCAAATGTTGATGAAAT GTCTGGCTCGGTTTGTTTAGACGTTATTAATCAAACTTGGAGCCCCATGTTtg ATTTGGTAAATGTGTTTGAAGTATTTCTTCCACAGCTTCTTCTGTATCCTAACCCATCAGACCCATTGAATGGTGAGGCTGCAGCTCTGATGATGCGTGACAAGCCTGCTTATGAGCAAAGAGTTAAAG AATACTGTGAGAAACATGCCAAGCCAGATGACATTGGAGCTGCcccagaagaaaaatcaagtgacGAGGAGTTGAGTGAAGATGAGTACGAGTCTCTTGATGATGAAATGGCAGGCCAAGCAGATCCATAG